One stretch of Streptomyces sp. R21 DNA includes these proteins:
- a CDS encoding NAD(P)/FAD-dependent oxidoreductase, with product MARPRIVIVGAGFAGYRTARTLARLTRNKADVTLLNPTDYFLYLPLLPQVAAGVLEPRRVTVSLSGTLPDVRLVLGEADGIDLDARTVRYSDPEGGSGTLAYDRLVLAAGSVNKLLPIPGVAEHAHGFRGLPEALYLRDHVTRQVELAATADDPKSSAARCTFVVVGAGYTGTEVAAHGQLFTDALVRKRPLREGIRPRWLLLDVAPRVLPELDERLSRTADRVLRQRGVDVRTETSVKEATSTGVMLSDGEFIDSRSLVWCVGVRPDPLAESLGLPMERGRLLVDPYLQVPGRPEVFACGDAAAVPDLEKPGQYTTMTAQHAWRQGRTAGHNVAASLGFGDLRAYRHRDLGFTVDLGGVKAAANPLGIPLSGPAAGLVTRGYHLAAMPGNRIRVAADWLLDAVLPRQAVQLGLVRSWSVPLDTASPELARVGAPGSPPGAGAGEAGPTRPPAPTPAKPTAPGSDNPAEGVS from the coding sequence GTGGCTCGACCCCGCATCGTGATCGTCGGCGCCGGCTTCGCCGGGTACCGGACGGCCCGCACGCTGGCCCGGCTGACCCGGAACAAGGCCGACGTCACTCTGCTGAACCCGACGGACTACTTCCTGTACCTCCCCCTGCTGCCCCAGGTCGCCGCCGGGGTACTGGAGCCGCGCCGCGTCACCGTCTCGCTCTCCGGGACGCTGCCCGACGTACGCCTGGTGCTCGGTGAGGCCGACGGTATCGATCTCGACGCGCGGACCGTGCGCTACAGCGACCCCGAAGGGGGCAGCGGGACACTGGCGTACGACCGGCTCGTGCTCGCCGCCGGCAGCGTCAACAAGCTGCTGCCGATCCCCGGTGTCGCCGAGCACGCACACGGCTTCCGCGGTCTGCCCGAGGCGCTGTACCTGCGCGACCACGTGACCCGGCAGGTGGAGCTCGCGGCAACCGCGGACGACCCCAAGAGTTCCGCCGCGCGGTGCACCTTCGTGGTGGTCGGCGCGGGCTACACCGGAACCGAAGTCGCCGCGCACGGGCAGCTGTTCACCGACGCGCTGGTCCGCAAGCGGCCCCTGCGGGAGGGCATACGGCCGCGCTGGCTGCTGCTCGACGTCGCGCCCCGTGTGCTGCCCGAACTGGACGAGCGGCTCTCGCGCACCGCGGACCGCGTGCTGCGGCAGCGTGGCGTCGACGTACGCACCGAGACCTCCGTGAAGGAGGCGACCTCGACCGGAGTCATGCTCAGCGACGGGGAGTTCATCGACAGCCGCAGCCTCGTGTGGTGCGTCGGCGTACGGCCCGATCCGCTCGCCGAGTCCCTCGGGCTGCCGATGGAACGGGGCCGGCTGCTGGTCGACCCCTACCTCCAAGTGCCGGGCCGCCCCGAGGTGTTCGCCTGCGGCGACGCGGCGGCCGTACCCGATCTGGAGAAGCCCGGCCAGTACACGACGATGACCGCGCAGCACGCCTGGCGACAGGGCAGGACCGCGGGCCACAACGTCGCCGCCTCGCTGGGCTTCGGCGACCTGCGCGCCTACCGCCACCGCGACCTCGGCTTCACCGTCGATCTCGGCGGAGTGAAGGCCGCCGCCAACCCGCTGGGCATCCCCCTGTCCGGCCCGGCCGCAGGCCTCGTCACCCGCGGTTACCACCTCGCCGCGATGCCCGGCAACCGCATCCGCGTAGCCGCCGACTGGCTCCTGGACGCCGTACTGCCCCGCCAGGCCGTGCAGTTGGGCCTCGTCCGCTCGTGGTCGGTCCCCCTGGACACCGCTTCGCCGGAGCTGGCGCGGGTGGGGGCGCCGGGGAGTCCGCCTGGTGCCGGTGCCGGCGAGGCCGGCCCCACCCGCCCCCCGGCACCGACCCCCGCCAAGCCCACCGCCCCGGGATCCGACAACCCTGCCGAAGGAGTGTCATGA